The following are encoded together in the Bradyrhizobium sp. CCGUVB1N3 genome:
- a CDS encoding MarR family winged helix-turn-helix transcriptional regulator, which produces MAPSRSQIHAEIGRLIARLGRIWRRESDQALSDHGLSYATAFPLLVLSRQGTSVRQGVLADELGIEGPSLVRLIDLLEAEGLVERREDPTDRRAKTLHLTATGDAKVEEINRVLRRVRASLFKDIGAEELAITFATLQRIEQRASRLHDAKTGSEAK; this is translated from the coding sequence ATGGCTCCGTCGCGGTCCCAAATCCACGCCGAGATCGGTCGGCTGATTGCGCGCCTTGGCCGGATCTGGCGCCGCGAGTCGGACCAAGCGCTGTCCGATCACGGCCTGTCCTATGCGACGGCATTTCCGCTCCTGGTGCTGTCGCGGCAGGGAACTTCAGTGCGCCAGGGCGTGCTCGCCGACGAATTGGGAATCGAGGGACCTTCGCTGGTGCGGCTGATCGATCTGCTCGAGGCCGAGGGGCTCGTAGAGCGCCGCGAGGATCCGACCGACCGGCGTGCCAAAACGCTACATCTCACAGCAACGGGTGACGCCAAGGTCGAGGAGATCAACCGTGTGCTGCGGCGGGTGCGGGCGAGCCTGTTCAAGGATATCGGAGCCGAGGAACTTGCGATAACCTTCGCGACGCTCCAGCGCATCGAGCAGCGTGCCAGTCGGCTGCATGACGCGAAGACTGGTTCAGAGGCGAAATAG